In Deltaproteobacteria bacterium IMCC39524, the genomic stretch GGTTGCGTCTCAAGGGGGTTGATAACTCCACACGAATATCAGACTGCGTGATCAAGGGGGCGGCAACAGGCATCTTTGTCCAGGGGGGTACGCCACTCCTGGAGGGACTGACGCTTTCTGCGAACAAAGTAGGTATCGAAGTGCGCGGCAAGGCAGCCGGAAAGGTTATTAACTGTCGCTTTACCGAGAATCTCAAGGTCGGTCTCTTCATCAAGGATGACAGCACAACGTCGGTCGTTGATTGTCGCTTTGAAGGTAACTTGCGTTACGGTGCTTATCTCTATCACGCCCGTCCGCAAATGTTTCAGGGCAATATGTTTGTTAATAATGATACCGGCTTGATGATCGCCTACCATGGGACTGACCCGGAAGTGTTCGACAACCGGTTTGAAAAGAACCAGATCGCGGTTCAGGTTGATCGTGCCGCACGTCCGGTCCTGCGTGGTAACCTGCTGCTTGGTAACCAGACCGGCTTATATATCTATCGCCGCTCAGATCCTTTGGTGACGGGCAACCGTATCGAGGAAAATGGCGTTGGCCTGTTGGTTGCTTATTCCTCGTATCCGGAGATCGAGAGCAACGATTTTCTGAACAACGGGATGGCCCTTAAACTGGAATTTCAGTCTTCTTCATGGGAAGCAAAACGTGGCGCTGACGCCAGGGCCGGAGAGACCTCAGCCCGCAGTGCTTTTGCCGGGCAGGGCATGCGCAGTGTGAGCGAAGAGGATAGGCGTGCCAAGCGCCTCGATGGTATGGTGAACGCTGGCAATAACTGGTGGGGGAGTGAGGGTACGCTGGAGTTGACAAGCATAGGCTCGGACGGAAACCCCTCTTTTATCCATGATGGCAGGGATCAGACGACTTTTATCGATGAAGGTGAAGAGTACCCCTTGGATAAGGTTGCCCATTCTCCATGGCGCAAAGTCCCTGCAACGGAGATACAACGATGAAGTGGTACCGTCCTCTTTTTGCCTGTGTTTTGATCTGCCTGGTCAGTGTGACCGCGTTCGCCGAAAGTGGTGTGCGCGGTCGCGTCGCCTGGCGCGGTGAGCTGATCCCGGAGATAACAGTCCGGGCCTACCGTCAGATTGCGGACATTGGCAAAGGTGACGTGGTCGCTGTTTCAGCGCCGACTGATCTTGATGGTCTCTATCAACTTGAATTGAAACCTGGCAACTACGTTCTCACCGCCAGCAACAGCTCTGGAGCTCTCAAGCCGGGGGATCTCTTTTGCTACTACAGCGGCAGCCCGATTCAGATCCCGGCCGAGGGGTATCGCAATGTCGGCTTCAACCTGATCCGCGTTCCAGATGCGCAGCCGGTGAAAGATGCTGCACGGTCCGGTATCTATGGGCAGCTCAGCTACCAGGGTGAGCCGTTGGAAAAGGCTTATCTCTATGTCTACAAAGACCCCTCTAAAAACTTCAAGGGGCCGGGGTACTTTATCCAGCCGGTGGCTCGTGGTGACTTCCGACTCAATCTTCCCCCCGGTGAGTATTATCTCCTTGCTCGCAAGAGAATCCAGGGTGGCCAGTTCGGGCCGATAGAGATTGGCGACTATTTCAACTATTACCATGGTAACCCGGTTCGCATCGAAGCCGGTCAGGTCCAGGAGATCAAGATCGAGACGGTGACCCGCCTCTCGATGCTTGAGGAAGATGTTGTTGACCTGCAAGGTGTCAGCGGTCAGGTCGTTGACGCTTCGGGGGTCGCTCAGGCAGGACTGTACGTTTTTGCTTACCGACAAGCAGCGATGACTGGAAACCCCGATTTTTTCTCTGCGCCGACCGGTGCGGACGGGCATTTCGAGATTTCTCTTCCCGACAGTGGGCCCTACTACCTGCTGGCGCGGCAAGCCTTTGGTGGACCGGCGGGTGGTAATGAACTTTATGGCAAGTTACAGGCGCCAGGTGGCGATCCTATGCCGGTTACTGTTTCGACAAAGCAAGAGGAGGTAGTGATCCATGTGGCACCGAAGACTTCTGACTAGTTGGATTGTCGCATTTGCCAGCTTGATCCTGGTCAGCACCTGCTTTGGCATGGAGCTGACAGGGAAAGTAAAATGGTCCGGGCAGGTCGATCTGCAGGAACCGGTCATTGTGAGCCCCGGTGCGACTTTAACGATTGCTCCTGGCACCCAGGTGTCAGTAGCGAATTCCCAGGTGAAAATCAGCGTACGCGGGCTGATCAAAAGCCAGGGCAGCGCAACGTCTCCCGTTGTTTTCAAGGGCCCGAAGGGTTGGCTGGGGATCGAGTTTATGGAGGCGCCTCAAGGCAGCTCCCTGGTCTGGACAGAATTTTACTCCGCCCAGGCAGCGCTTAGCAGCTTTGCGACGGACTTCAAGGTAGCAAACTGCACCTTTAAAGATGGCGAATTTGGCGTTAGGCTGCTGCGCGAATCCAGCCCGGTTATTATCAATTCAACCTTTAAGGACAACCAGGTTGGCATCGCCAATGAAATGAAGTCTGGTGCAAAGATTCGTGGCAACAGCTTTATCAATCAATCGCGCTCAGCGATCCTGGCTTCTCACAACAGTAAGGGCGAGATTGCCGAAAACAGGTTCGAGAAAAACAAGCAGGCAGTCACCTTGCTGCAGGACTACCCGGATCGTATCAGTCAGAACACCTTCATTGAGAATGAAGTGGGGGTCTACTGCAGCCAAACCAAAAGCAGTCCGTTGATCGAAGAGAACCTCTTCGAGCGCAACCAGTACGGGGTGTTGAATTTCTCCTTTTCCTACCCAGTGATCAAAAATAATCGCTTCATCGACAACAAGACTGCCGTACACAACGATCAGTACGGATCTCCTGTGGTTGAGAACAACCTGTTTCGCGGTAACGAAATGGCTCTTTATAATTATCGCAAATCCAATCCCAAAGTTCGTTTGAACAGTTTTGAACAGAATGCTTTGGCGCTCTACTGTGATTTTTCAGCTTATCCGGACGTTAAAGAGAACAATTTTCTGGGTAATGTTCTTGGCGTTAAACTCGGCATTTATCAGAGTGCCGACTGGGAGCGCCGTTCCGGCTCAAAAAAAATCATGCAAAAAGAATCGGCCTCGCGTAGAAGCCAGAACCCGTTGCTCGCCAATGCCCCGGAAACCTTCAGTGACTTCGTTGATGTCAGCGGCAACTGGTGGGGGGATGATACGGCGCAGTTGACCAAGGTCGGGGAGGGTAATAGCCCGCTGTTTTACGATCGACACGACGAGCCTGAGGTTACTTACGAAAACTACGGTCCAGGGGTCTATAAACTTGATCGCGTGCACTTTTCTCCCTGGCTGAATGAGCCGGTGAAAGATGTCGGACCTGTGGAGTCGAAATGAGGCGGTTGGTCTTTCTGATTCTCCTGATGGCAATGCCATCTCTGCTTACAGCGGCAATGATTGAAGGTCGTGTCGTGAGTGGTGATGAGCCGCTCGCCGGGGTCGTGGTGACAGCCCATGCTTCACTCGATTTCACAACCGAGCCGATCGCCCGCTCGGCGGCCAGCGACAGTGAAGGCCTTTATCAAATGGAATTGCCGGCCGGTACTTACGCCCTCTTTGGTTGGAATGATGATCGTAGCCGGTTCGCTTTTTGTGGCCGAAACCCGGTTAACCTGACGGAAGGCTCGACCTGGGTTGGCCTGCAGTCTGTTCCGGTCACAACCTCAGATGTTGATGCTTATGATGATGACTATAGCGCGGCCATAGAAGGCCAGGTTCTGCATGAAGGCACGCCGCTGGAAGGGGCTTACGTTTACCTCTACCTGGATGTAGCTGAAGATCTTAAGGGCCAGGGCTACCGCCTCTCTATGCCAACGGGGCCGGACGGCTATTTCCGTTTTGATGGCTTGCCGGAGAGCGATTATTATCTTGTTGTACGGCATCGTCAAAACGGCCAGCGGGTCGGGCCGGTGCAGGAAGGAGACTCATTTGGTCTATTCCCTGGCAACCCTTTAACTGCAAAGTCAGGACAGGTGCAACAGCTCAAGCTGCACAGTGTTGCCAAGCTCAAAGACGCCAGCGAAAGTGAAACCTTCGGCCGAGCGACGGGCCCGGTTTTACGGGGGACCGTCGTGGATACTTCGGGGCAGGGCGTTGCCGGCGTACACGTATTCGCTTATGTTGACCGGGTTATCGGTCATCAAAGACCTGCGGCTATTTCGACACCAACGGCTGTTGACGGCGGTTTTGTCGTCAACCTGCCGGAGCCGGGCACTTACTATGTTGGAGCACGAGAAGCTTACGGTGACTCTCCTGCACCGGGAGAACTCTTCGGCATGTATGAAGAGAGTGCTGATCATGGTCTGACCCTCGAGAAGGGCCAAAACCTTGACGAGCTTCGCATTGTCGTCGAACCGGTTGCGATTTTTTAGACTTGGGTCTCGTGTTAAGAAATGGGCTGGGCTTTTAACGCAAAGGCGCAAAGGCGCAAAGGCGCAAAGGCGCAAAGAAAGCAAAGAAAGCAAAGGTAAGGCAAAAGCTTAATTTCCTTTGTTTGACGTATTATCCTGTTCATCTTGTCTCTCCCTGTAAGTAAGGGTTTTGCTTTGAGCTATAAAGAAAGGTCATTGTCGTTATGGAAGAAAAGAAGCCGCAAGAAGTTAAACTGGAGATCCAACTTGACGAAGAGACGGCTCAGGGGACTTATGTCAACCTGGCGGTGGTCAATCACAACGATTCGGAATTTGTGGTCGACCTGATCTTTGTTCAGCCACAGACTCCTCGTGCAAAGGTTCGTTCCCGGGTGATCCTTTCTCCTCAGCACGCCAAGCGTTTTGTCGCTGCGTTGCAGGAGAATATTAACCGCTACGAACAGAACTTTGGCGAGATTGCACCGGCCCAGCAACCTGCTGATGATGTGGGACATTATCATTAGGCTATCATGATCTCCTTACTCCGCATACGTCTGGCGCTTGTTGTCGCGGTCTTGTGTCTGCTCAGCAGTTGCACTTTGGGGGCACCTGCCCTTAAACTGGGAGATAGTGTCATCGAAGGCAAGG encodes the following:
- a CDS encoding carboxypeptidase-like regulatory domain-containing protein encodes the protein MRRLVFLILLMAMPSLLTAAMIEGRVVSGDEPLAGVVVTAHASLDFTTEPIARSAASDSEGLYQMELPAGTYALFGWNDDRSRFAFCGRNPVNLTEGSTWVGLQSVPVTTSDVDAYDDDYSAAIEGQVLHEGTPLEGAYVYLYLDVAEDLKGQGYRLSMPTGPDGYFRFDGLPESDYYLVVRHRQNGQRVGPVQEGDSFGLFPGNPLTAKSGQVQQLKLHSVAKLKDASESETFGRATGPVLRGTVVDTSGQGVAGVHVFAYVDRVIGHQRPAAISTPTAVDGGFVVNLPEPGTYYVGAREAYGDSPAPGELFGMYEESADHGLTLEKGQNLDELRIVVEPVAIF
- a CDS encoding NosD domain-containing protein, coding for MKFFLLIALTFLFSTPAAALVVAQDTVWDGQHSFGEDVQVLPGATLTVTPGSQLYFRGTSLEVSGRLVAEGAEFSGENWEGLRLKGVDNSTRISDCVIKGAATGIFVQGGTPLLEGLTLSANKVGIEVRGKAAGKVINCRFTENLKVGLFIKDDSTTSVVDCRFEGNLRYGAYLYHARPQMFQGNMFVNNDTGLMIAYHGTDPEVFDNRFEKNQIAVQVDRAARPVLRGNLLLGNQTGLYIYRRSDPLVTGNRIEENGVGLLVAYSSYPEIESNDFLNNGMALKLEFQSSSWEAKRGADARAGETSARSAFAGQGMRSVSEEDRRAKRLDGMVNAGNNWWGSEGTLELTSIGSDGNPSFIHDGRDQTTFIDEGEEYPLDKVAHSPWRKVPATEIQR
- a CDS encoding carboxypeptidase-like regulatory domain-containing protein — encoded protein: MKWYRPLFACVLICLVSVTAFAESGVRGRVAWRGELIPEITVRAYRQIADIGKGDVVAVSAPTDLDGLYQLELKPGNYVLTASNSSGALKPGDLFCYYSGSPIQIPAEGYRNVGFNLIRVPDAQPVKDAARSGIYGQLSYQGEPLEKAYLYVYKDPSKNFKGPGYFIQPVARGDFRLNLPPGEYYLLARKRIQGGQFGPIEIGDYFNYYHGNPVRIEAGQVQEIKIETVTRLSMLEEDVVDLQGVSGQVVDASGVAQAGLYVFAYRQAAMTGNPDFFSAPTGADGHFEISLPDSGPYYLLARQAFGGPAGGNELYGKLQAPGGDPMPVTVSTKQEEVVIHVAPKTSD
- a CDS encoding right-handed parallel beta-helix repeat-containing protein; translation: MWHRRLLTSWIVAFASLILVSTCFGMELTGKVKWSGQVDLQEPVIVSPGATLTIAPGTQVSVANSQVKISVRGLIKSQGSATSPVVFKGPKGWLGIEFMEAPQGSSLVWTEFYSAQAALSSFATDFKVANCTFKDGEFGVRLLRESSPVIINSTFKDNQVGIANEMKSGAKIRGNSFINQSRSAILASHNSKGEIAENRFEKNKQAVTLLQDYPDRISQNTFIENEVGVYCSQTKSSPLIEENLFERNQYGVLNFSFSYPVIKNNRFIDNKTAVHNDQYGSPVVENNLFRGNEMALYNYRKSNPKVRLNSFEQNALALYCDFSAYPDVKENNFLGNVLGVKLGIYQSADWERRSGSKKIMQKESASRRSQNPLLANAPETFSDFVDVSGNWWGDDTAQLTKVGEGNSPLFYDRHDEPEVTYENYGPGVYKLDRVHFSPWLNEPVKDVGPVESK
- a CDS encoding DUF3467 domain-containing protein, which translates into the protein MEEKKPQEVKLEIQLDEETAQGTYVNLAVVNHNDSEFVVDLIFVQPQTPRAKVRSRVILSPQHAKRFVAALQENINRYEQNFGEIAPAQQPADDVGHYH